In one Candidatus Nomurabacteria bacterium genomic region, the following are encoded:
- a CDS encoding DNA-directed RNA polymerase subunit beta, translating to MALPDLIEVQKTSYRWFLEEGIRDLFKEISPIKDFIGRDLELSFVDYYFDEPKFDEKTSKEKHVNYEAPIRVKLRLTNKRSNFEKESEVYLGDLPLMTDRGTFIVNGIERVVITQLVRSAGVFFTAETMHSRRYYGAKIIPSRGAWLEFETDANNVLWVKIDRKRKVAATALLRAFGLGSDEQIREALQDVDIHPLNKYVDSTLAKDVSSSEEEGYIEVYKRIRPGDLATAENAKQLIHSMFFNFDRYDLSAVGRYKFNKRFNANAEHDFVAKEENRILSKEDVIALLRELIQLNVSQDEADDIDHLGNRRVRAVGELVQSRFRIGLARMERIVKDRMSTMDMNDINPAKLINARPVIGAIREFFMSSQLSQFMEQTNPLAELEHKRRLSAMGPGGLTRERAGFDVRDVHRTHYGRICPIASPEGPNIGLVGHMASYSRINEYGFIEAPYRLVKNWAKNDGKDAIGEVLRVDINDGEGKKVAKAGEEVDKKLAEKLTKVSIDKLPVVPTVTSEIIYLNAFTEERGTTAPATTAIDKNGKFMHERTPARKNGEPTIVDVHEIDYVDVSSKHILSVGTSLIPFVEHDDGHRALMGTNMQRQAVPCIKPDAPIVGTGVERRVAIDAGHAIIAPVDGLIVGVSGNLVELQGEDGAIRRYELAKFQRSNHSTCLNFRPTVNKGQKIYAGEVLADGTSVQHGELALGQNLLVTFLSWDGYNYEDAIILSERLVHEDRFTSIHIEHHTLDVRDTKLGEEVVTSDIPNVSEEKFRHLDEHGIVRVGAEVKSGDILVGKITPKGETDLSAEEKLLRAIFGEKARDVRDSSMYLEHGEKGKVVDVKVFSRDNGDKLQPGVLRQIVVSVADLRKIQVGDKLAGRHGNKGVISRIVKVEDMPFLEDGTPVDIILSPLGVVSRMNLGQVLETHLGLAANALGYMVATPVFDGVPEETIREELVRAGFPEDGQIPLYDGRTGEKYDHDPTVGMVYMLKLNHMVEDKIHQRSIGPYSLITQQPLGGKAQFGGQRFGEMEVWALEAYGAAHTLQEILTIKSDDVPGRSKAYEAIIKGEPIKKVNVPESFNVLVRELKGLGLDVELLKNGERLEDSSPKPEHFRTRPTPAANEEENWDAAPPAEF from the coding sequence ATGGCCTTGCCAGATTTGATTGAGGTGCAAAAAACCTCCTATCGTTGGTTCCTTGAAGAAGGTATCCGCGACTTATTTAAAGAAATCTCACCGATAAAAGATTTTATCGGTCGTGATCTCGAATTGTCCTTCGTTGATTATTATTTCGACGAACCAAAGTTTGACGAGAAAACATCTAAGGAGAAACACGTTAACTACGAGGCTCCTATCCGTGTAAAACTTCGTCTTACAAATAAGCGTTCTAATTTTGAAAAGGAATCCGAGGTATACCTTGGAGATCTTCCTCTCATGACCGATCGCGGTACCTTTATCGTGAACGGTATCGAACGTGTGGTGATCACACAGCTTGTGCGCTCCGCCGGTGTCTTTTTCACCGCTGAGACCATGCATAGCCGTCGTTACTATGGTGCAAAAATTATCCCTTCACGTGGTGCTTGGCTCGAATTTGAGACCGATGCAAACAATGTGCTTTGGGTAAAAATCGATCGTAAACGTAAAGTTGCAGCAACAGCGCTTTTGCGTGCTTTTGGTTTGGGTTCAGATGAGCAGATCCGCGAGGCTCTTCAAGATGTTGATATCCATCCATTAAACAAATACGTTGATTCTACCTTGGCAAAAGACGTTTCTTCTAGCGAAGAAGAAGGGTATATCGAAGTCTACAAACGTATCAGACCTGGTGATCTCGCAACGGCAGAAAATGCAAAACAACTCATTCACTCGATGTTCTTTAACTTCGATCGTTATGATTTGTCTGCAGTAGGTCGTTACAAATTCAACAAGCGCTTTAATGCCAATGCTGAGCATGACTTTGTTGCAAAAGAAGAAAACCGCATTCTTTCAAAAGAAGACGTAATTGCTTTGTTGCGCGAATTGATTCAGCTCAATGTCTCACAAGACGAAGCCGATGATATTGATCACTTGGGTAATCGTCGTGTGCGTGCGGTAGGTGAGCTTGTTCAAAGTCGTTTCCGCATTGGTCTTGCTCGTATGGAGCGTATCGTCAAAGATCGTATGTCCACCATGGACATGAACGATATCAACCCAGCAAAGTTGATTAATGCACGTCCGGTGATTGGTGCGATTCGCGAATTCTTCATGAGTTCACAGCTTTCGCAATTCATGGAGCAAACAAATCCACTTGCGGAACTTGAGCATAAGCGTCGTTTGTCCGCGATGGGTCCTGGTGGTCTTACGCGTGAACGTGCGGGCTTTGATGTTCGTGATGTGCATCGCACTCACTATGGCCGTATTTGTCCGATCGCTTCACCTGAAGGTCCAAACATCGGTCTCGTAGGTCACATGGCGAGTTATTCGCGTATCAACGAATATGGCTTTATCGAAGCGCCATACCGTCTTGTAAAAAACTGGGCAAAAAATGACGGTAAAGATGCTATCGGCGAAGTATTGCGCGTTGACATTAATGACGGCGAAGGCAAAAAAGTGGCAAAAGCAGGGGAAGAAGTCGACAAGAAACTTGCAGAAAAACTCACAAAAGTTTCGATTGATAAATTGCCAGTGGTGCCTACCGTAACAAGTGAAATTATTTACTTGAACGCGTTCACAGAAGAACGCGGTACAACAGCACCTGCAACAACAGCTATCGATAAGAATGGTAAGTTTATGCACGAACGTACGCCTGCGCGTAAAAACGGCGAGCCTACGATTGTTGATGTTCACGAGATTGATTATGTTGATGTTTCATCCAAGCATATTCTTTCAGTTGGTACGTCACTCATTCCGTTTGTTGAACATGATGATGGTCACCGCGCTCTCATGGGTACAAACATGCAACGTCAGGCGGTTCCTTGTATCAAGCCTGATGCTCCAATTGTTGGTACGGGTGTCGAACGACGTGTGGCTATTGATGCAGGTCATGCCATCATCGCTCCTGTCGATGGTTTGATTGTTGGTGTCTCGGGTAACTTGGTTGAATTGCAGGGTGAGGACGGCGCTATTCGTCGTTATGAACTCGCAAAGTTCCAACGCTCTAACCACTCCACGTGTTTAAACTTCCGTCCGACGGTAAACAAAGGACAAAAGATTTATGCTGGTGAAGTTCTCGCTGATGGTACATCCGTACAACATGGTGAGCTCGCTCTTGGTCAAAATCTTCTCGTGACGTTCTTGTCATGGGATGGTTATAACTATGAAGATGCTATTATTTTGTCTGAGCGTCTTGTTCATGAAGATCGTTTTACCTCGATCCACATTGAGCATCACACCTTAGACGTACGTGATACAAAGCTTGGCGAAGAAGTTGTGACGTCTGATATTCCAAACGTTTCAGAAGAAAAATTCCGCCACTTAGACGAGCACGGTATTGTGCGCGTCGGTGCAGAAGTAAAATCCGGTGATATTCTTGTTGGTAAAATCACGCCAAAGGGTGAGACGGATCTATCTGCAGAAGAAAAACTTCTTCGTGCTATTTTTGGTGAGAAGGCACGCGATGTTCGCGATTCTTCTATGTATCTTGAGCACGGCGAAAAAGGCAAAGTGGTTGATGTAAAAGTCTTCTCACGCGATAACGGTGACAAATTGCAGCCAGGTGTTTTACGACAAATCGTTGTCTCGGTTGCAGATCTTCGTAAGATTCAAGTTGGTGATAAGCTCGCAGGTCGTCACGGTAACAAGGGTGTTATCTCTCGTATCGTTAAGGTCGAAGATATGCCTTTCCTTGAGGACGGTACTCCTGTCGACATTATTCTTTCGCCGCTTGGTGTTGTTTCTCGTATGAACTTGGGTCAGGTGCTCGAAACGCATCTTGGTCTAGCAGCAAATGCTCTCGGATATATGGTGGCAACGCCAGTGTTTGACGGTGTTCCAGAAGAAACGATTCGTGAAGAGCTTGTTCGCGCCGGCTTCCCAGAAGACGGTCAAATCCCTCTTTATGATGGTCGTACCGGTGAAAAATATGATCATGATCCAACGGTTGGTATGGTCTATATGTTGAAACTCAACCATATGGTTGAAGACAAGATTCACCAACGTTCTATCGGTCCATACTCATTGATTACGCAACAACCTCTTGGTGGTAAGGCGCAATTTGGTGGTCAGCGCTTTGGTGAAATGGAAGTGTGGGCGCTCGAAGCCTACGGTGCTGCACATACGCTTCAAGAAATTTTGACGATTAAATCTGATGATGTGCCTGGACGTTCAAAAGCCTACGAAGCAATTATCAAAGGTGAGCCAATTAAAAAGGTGAATGTGCCAGAATCCTTTAACGTTCTCGTTCGTGAGTTGAAGGGCTTAGGTCTTGATGTCGAATTGCTTAAAAACGGTGAACGTCTCGAAGACAGCTCGCCAAAACCAGAGCACTTCCGCACACGTCCAACGCCAGCAGCAAATGAAGAAGAAAATTGGGATGCTGCGCCTCCAGCTGAATTCTAA